In Populus trichocarpa isolate Nisqually-1 chromosome 12, P.trichocarpa_v4.1, whole genome shotgun sequence, a genomic segment contains:
- the LOC7487135 gene encoding formin-like protein 20 isoform X4: MALFRRFFYRKPPDRLLEISERVYVFDCCFSTEVLEEDEYKVYLGGIVAQLQDHFPDASFMVFNFREGERRSQISDILSQYDMTVMDYPRQYEGCPMLPLEMIHHFLRSSESWLSLEGQQNVLLMHCERGGWPVLAFMLAGLLLYRKQYTGEHKTLEMVYKQAPRELLHLLSPLNPQPSQLRYLQYISRRNFGSDWPPSDTPLQLDCLMLRSLPLFEGGKGCRPVVRVYGQDPSKPANRTSKLLFSTSKTKKHVRLYRQEECMLVKIDIRCRVQGDVVLECIHLDEDLVREEMMFRVMFHTAFVQANILMLVRDEIDFLWDAKDQFPKDFRAEVLFVDADAVVPNVTTVEANEDGNETESASPEEFFEVEEIFSNVVDGHEAKGYGASHKVHDNMPVDVDGKEVWKEDSDLHSFEDCASDDGNHKQEGKLDSSVDAVKDIAVDDVKYKVDEKVDSDFLAVKDITVDDGEIKADSVVSATGTLIRKQTTEVIGDVDGELKKMEDEGDRENSATKKLESQDPPVELSADAGRQKLEQLMLPSPRRQPTSNAKPAADSIITEQKTKHNEQEGAHGKQTKPNTIPRWVPPNRGPFSNSMHVAHPPSRYNSAPPALTFCASPEDSSAGGHVKISSVATGPGDIISNDFPSPTEAPPSLDPQQIALRGPPPPPLPYSNKSSFYDFQASSGGEAPPLHSQIADAVSFPPPPPTSFSRQNIQMIPQHSSPPPPPPLPQLSNRQTIGMVLPPPPPPPWKSGNTPAVFTTTYSPPPPPPSPLLPSGASTTNHGRLGIPNPPPPPPPPLSLAHTCSTPLAQSMPTHGVIPPPPPPPSKPAQRAPPPSQPAHGAPPPPPPPPMRGPPLPPLVSQAPPPPPMRGPPPPPPPPPPPMRGQPLPPLVSQAPPPPPPPPGRGAPPPPPPPPGRGAPPPPPPPGRGPPPPPPPGARVPGPPASPRPPGSAPHPPPALGVKGAADARGLPSGRGRGFLRPSGMGTSATAPRRSSLKPLHWSKVTRAIQGSLWEELQRHGESQIHSAPEFDVSELESLFSATVHKPADSGGKAGGRHKSVGSKTDKVHLIDLRRANNTEIMLTKVKMPLSDMMAAVLAMDESILDVDQVENLIKFCPTKEEMELLKGYTGDKENLGKCEQYFLELMKVPRVESKLRVFSFKIQFGSQISEFKKSLNTVNSACDEVRNSLKLKEIMKKILYLGNALNQGTARGSAIGFKLDSLLKLTDTRASNNKMTLMHYLCKVWCSLPSHKHF, from the exons ATGGCGCTGTTCAGACGTTTCTTTTACCGGAAGCCGCCGGATCGGCTTCTTGAGATCTCCGAGAGAGTCTACG TATTTGACTGTTGCTTCTCCACGGAAGTGTTGGAAGAAGATGAGTACAAGGTTTACTTGGGTGGCATTGTAGCACAGCTACAAGACCACTTTCCTGATGCGTCCTTCATGGTTTTTAACTTTAGAGAAGGGGAGAGGCGTAGCCAAATTTCAGACATACTTTCACAATATGACATGACAGTTATGGATTACCCTCGCCAATATGAGGGCTGTCCTATGCTGCCTCTGGAGATGATCCACCACTTCCTTCGATCAAGTGAAAGCTGGCTGTCCTTGGAAGGGCAGCAGAATGTGCTGTTAATGCATTGTGAAAGAGGAGGTTGGCCTGTACTTGCTTTCATGCTTGCAGGTCTTTTGCTATACCGGAAACAATATACTGGGGAGCACAAGACTCTTGAAATGGTCTACAAGCAAGCTCCGAGGGAACTTCTCCATCTTTTGTCTCCTTTAAATCCACAGCCTTCCCAACTTAGATATCTTCAGTACATTTCTAGAAGAAATTTTGGTTCTGATTGGCCTCCATCAGATACTCCTTTACAGTTGGATTGTCTGATGCTAAGATCCCTTCCTTTGTTTGAAGGGGGTAAAGGTTGCCGGCCAGTTGTACGTGTTTATGGCCAGGATCCTTCAAAACCAGCCAATAGAACTTCCAAGCTTCTGTTTTCAACATCGAAGACTAAAAAACATGTTCGCCTCTACCGGCAG GAAGAGTGTATGCTAGTGAAAATAGATATACGGTGCCGGGTTCAAGGGGATGTTGTTCTTGAGTGCATCCATTTGGATGAAGATTTGGTACGTGAGGAGATGATGTTCAGAGTGATGTTTCACACAGCATTTGTGCAGGCCAATATTTTGATGCTCGTCCGTGATGAGATTGACTTTCTCTGGGACGCCAAGGACCAATTTCCAAAGGACTTTAGAGCAGAG GTACTTTTTGTGGATGCTGATGCTGTGGTGCCTAATGTCACCACAGTCGAGGCAAATGAAGATGGGAACGAGACAGAAAGTGCTTCACCTGAGGAATTTTTTGAGGTGGAAGAAATTTTCAGCAATGTAGTAGACGGGCATGAAGCAAAGGGGTATGGTGCCTCTCATAAAGTCCATGACAACATGCCAGTTGATGTAGACGGTAAAGAAGTCTGGAAGGAGGACTCAGATCTTCACTCATTTGAAGACTGTGCTTCTGATGACGGGAATCACAAACAGGAGGGGAAGCTAGATTCTAGTGTTGATGCAGTGAAGGACATTGCTGTGGATGATGTCAAGTACAAGGTAGATGAGAAGGTGGATTCTGATTTTTTAGCAGTGAAAGACATTACCGTGGATGATGGCGAAATCAAGGCAGATTCTGTGGTTTCTGCTACTGGTACGCTGATCAGGAAACAAACAACAGAAGTGATTGGAGATGTCGACGGGGAACTTAAAAAGATGGAAGATGAAGGTGATAGAGAAAATAGTGCTACAAAGAAGTTGGAATCCCAGGATCCACCAGTAGAGTTGAGTGCTGATGCTGGTAGACAAAAACTTGAGCAATTAATGTTACCTTCACCAAGGAGGCAGCCTACATCAAATGCAAAACCTGCTGCAGATTCAATTATAACCGAACAAAAGACTAAACATAATGAACAAGAAGGAGCTCATGGAAAACAAACAAAGCCAAATACCATTCCTCGGTGGGTTCCCCCTAATAGAGGCCCTTTTAGCAATTCCATGCACGTAGCACATCCGCCATCAAGATATAATAGTGCACCACCGGCTCTTACATTTTGTGCTTCACCGGAGGACTCTAGTGCTGGTGGCCATGTAAAGATTTCTTCTGTTGCCACTGGCCCTGGAGATataatttcaaatgattttCCTTCTCCAACTGAAGCTCCACCTTCTCTTGACCCGCAACAAATTGCCCTCCGTGGTCCCCCACCTCCACCTCTGCCATATTCCAACAAATCTTCATTTTATGATTTCCAGGCCAGTTCAGGTGGTGAAGCACCACCACTTCATTCACAGATTGCTGATGCAGTTTCCTTTCCCCCTCCGCCTCCCACATCATTTAGCAGGCAGAATATTCAGATGATTCCTCAACATTCATCTCCACCACCCCCTCCTCCTCTTCCCCAGCTGTCTAATAGGCAGACTATTGGGATGGTTTTgcctccacctcctccacccCCTTGGAAGTCTGGGAATACTCCAGCTGTTTTCACTACAACTTATTCTCCACCCCCTCCTCCTCCATCCCCTCTTCTCCCTTCAGGTGCCTCTACTACAAATCATGGCAGACTTGGAATTCCCaatccacctccacctccacctccacctcttTCTCTTGCACACACGTGTAGCACTCCTTTGGCTCAATCAATGCCCACTCATGGAGTTATacctccacctcctcctccacccTCGAAGCCTGCACAAAGAGCTCCACCACCTTCGCAGCCTGCACATGGAGCTCCACCACCCCCACCTCCACCTCCTATGCGTGGTCCACCACTTCCTCCACTTGTGAGTCAGgctcctcctccacctcctaTGCGTggtccaccaccacctccacctccacctccacctcctaTGCGTGGTCAACCACTACCTCCACTTGTGAGTCAggctcctcctccaccaccgcCTCCTCCAGGCCGTGGAGCCCCCCCTCCTCCCCCGCCTCCTCCAGGCCGTGGAGCCCCCCCTCCCCCGCCTCCTCCAGGCCGTGGACCACCTCCACCGCCTCCACCAGGAGCTCGTGTTCCTGGACCTCCTGCATCACCAAGACCTCCAGGCAGTGCACCCCATCCACCTCCAGCCTTAGGTGTCAAAGGAGCTGCTGATGCAAGAGGTCTGCCTTCGGGAAGAGGGCGGGGTTTTTTACGTCCTTCAGGGATGGGGACATCTGCTACAGCACCCAGAAGATCTTCTTTAAAGCCTTTGCATTGGAGCAAGGTAACAAGAGCAATACAAGGAAGCTTATGGGAGGAGCTGCAAAGGCATGGAGAGTCCCAAAT CCATAGTGCCCCAGAATTTGACGTGTCAGAGCTAGAAAGCCTTTTCTCTGCAACTGTCCACAAACCTGCTGATTCGGGAGGTAAAGCTGGTGGAAGACACAAGTCTGTTGGATCAAAAACTGACAAAGTTCACCTG ATTGATCTGCGGAGGGCGAATAACACTGAAATTATGCTTACAAAAGTTAAGATGCCGCTTTCTGACATGATG GCTGCAGTTCTAGCAATGGATGAGTCAATATTAGATGTTGATCAAGTGGAAAATCTTATAAAGTTCTGTCCCACGAAAGAGGAGATGGAACTTCTCAAG GGCTATACAGGTGACAAGGAAAACCTGGGGAAGTGTGAACAG TACTTCTTGGAGCTGATGAAAGTGCCACGTGTGGAGTCCAAGTTGAGAGTGTTTTCTTTCAAGATTCAATTCGGCTCTCAG